In the Mycolicibacter sp. MU0102 genome, one interval contains:
- a CDS encoding Rv2640c family ArsR-like transcriptional regulator: MPKALPVIDTTAPVCCAPVAAGPMTDPDALQIALRLKALADPVRVKIVSYLFSSAAGEEKSGDLATALGLSESTVSHHLTQLRKAGFVVSDRRGMNMFHRVRPEALQALCAALDPNCCT; this comes from the coding sequence CACGACCGCGCCGGTGTGTTGCGCCCCGGTTGCCGCAGGGCCCATGACTGACCCCGATGCATTGCAGATCGCGTTGCGGCTCAAGGCGTTAGCGGATCCGGTGCGGGTCAAGATCGTGTCGTATCTGTTCAGCTCGGCTGCCGGAGAGGAGAAGTCCGGCGACCTGGCCACGGCTCTGGGCTTGAGCGAATCCACGGTCAGTCACCACCTGACACAGCTGCGCAAGGCCGGCTTTGTGGTCTCCGACCGGCGGGGGATGAACATGTTCCACCGGGTGCGTCCGGAGGCTTTGCAGGCATTGTGCGCGGCCCTGGACCCCAACTGCTGTACCTAA